The Candidatus Thermoplasmatota archaeon genome includes the window TCATCAGGAACAGCCGTTCCCACCAAATGCAACAACAACACCAAAAGCAATGGTATCTGTTTCATACAACCATACATTTGAATTGCATTACAATAATACAGGCTGGAATCTTATAACCATGCCAGTCAAGCATCCGTCCATCCACACAGCCAGCGACCTCATACAATACATTAACACTTTCTCTGCGGATAACTGTACCGTTGTTACAAGGTGGGACAGGGAATACCAGCGTTATGATAGTTACGTCGTTCCAGAAGGCGATGGATTCGGTGTTGCCTTTACGATTGTGCCGGGAGAGGGTTACTTCGTATTTGTAAAGACGAATATCACGGTATACATGGAGGGCTGTCTCATTGAATATGACGAGATAAATCTGACGCTCAACGTTGGCTACAATATGATAGGCTGGGCAAATCTTGAGGTTATCAATGCATCACAGCTTGCCGGCAATATTTCTGGCTGCACAAAAGTTGCAAAGTGGAACGCTTCGGCACAGGGCTGGTTCATGCCTGAGTATATCGTCGGTGACTCCCCTGACTTCAATATAAGCATCGGCGAGGCGATGTTCGTATTCAGACCGACAGGAGGTCATATACACTGGATTGGCGGCAGGGATATGCTGCAATTACCCCCGCCGTAGTCTCCTTCCTCTTTTTCTTTCCCTTTTTATACGTTTGATTTAATAGGCAAGATTTATAAAAAAACAAACCTTTTAGAAGTTGGTGAGGAAAGAGTAAAATGAGATATGGGCCAAAATTTTACGGAAAAGGCATTCTGACGATGGTTGCAATAGCTGTTATTACAATCATTTCTATTTCATCATTTGCCGAAGCAAGCAGCAATCCTCTTCCCATTTACGGATATGTTACCTATGATGGGAACGGTCTGTCTGGTATAGAAGTAAGGGCAACCAATGAGCGAACAGGAGGCACACTTACTGAGACAAGTGACGAAAATGGTGCTTATACTGTGACGTTTGGTGGTCCTGTATATGGATGGGAAGTTGGGGATACTATTAAGTTAAAGGCGAGAGGAACCGGAAACTATGAATGCCTTGGAGGAGGGAAAGAGATTACTATAACCTCGGACGAACCCATAAGAGCGGACATTACACTCCATCTTTCTTTGAATGCTGGTTTTGCGTTCACCCCTGAGAATCCCAAGGCAGAGGATAATGTATCCTTTACTGATATTTCAACGGGTACAATAACAAATCACACATGGAATTTTGGAGATGGCAATATCAGTTATGAGCAGAATCCTGTTCATGCTTATGCGTCAGAGGGAAATTATACTGTTGTTCTTACTATATATTGCCATACATTCAGCACGAGTGCATCATCGTTATTGCATGCGGAAAAACAGGAAGTAAACGATACGGATAATTCAAATGAAACAAATGGCACGGGCAGTACACCCGGCTTTCTCTTGCCATCGACCATAGCTGCACTGTGTGTCATGCTCGCAATATTTAAAAGAAGGAGATATATATAGCAAATGAAATGAGAAAAACTGCCTGCATCGTTATCATCATTCTTCTTGTTTTAACTCTCATTCCTATCATTAAATCAGGTACTGGCACGCCTTATACAGTACGTACTTATGTGTTTCTGGACGGTTCTCCGGTCAACGGTGCAACAGTTAAGGTTACTCTTACAAAGCCAGACCCTGATGTTTTTGGTTACGCTCAAAAAGTGGGAAAAGGCATATACGATGCACAACTCGGCAATTCTCCTTATAGTGAAACTGATTGGTTTAATGGCGACCCTATACGCGTTGATGTAAGATATGGCGACTATTATGCATGGGGCACTGCCTCGATTAACGTAGCTGAGGGATTCACACATTTTAATATCTCATTATCTGAACCCTCAAATAATACTTCTCCTGACAAGCCAACGAACCCATCTCCAAATGACGGAGAGACCAACGTATCGTTGAATCCGACGCTGAGTGTTGATGTGACCGATCCCGATAACGATACCATGGATGTTTCCTTTTACGATGCATCGGATAACCTGATAGGCACAGATACAAATGTTGCATCTGGAAGTACGGCAAGCGTTGAGTGGAGCAATCTGGCTTACAATACAACCTATTCATGGTACGCGGTTGCCGATGACGGCATTTATACCAATAAATCAGACACCTGGCATTTTACCACTGTCGAACCGCCCCTTTATACTTTGACGATGTCTGTCAGCCCTGAGGGGGGTGGTTCCGTTACCCTGAATCCGGACAAGTCATCATATGAGGAAGGTGAGGAGGTAATACTGACGGCTTTGCCGAATGCAGGTTATGTATTTGACAAATGGTCGGGAGATCTGGTTGGCACAAATTCGGTTAAGACAATCCATGTGTATAAAAATCTCAGCATAATCGCTCGCTTCAAGCCCGTACAGTATAACATGAATGTCAGTGTTGAGCCAAATAATACCGGTTCTGTTTCTCTGGAGCCATCAGGTGGGATATACGGTGCAGGTACCAACGTTACCATAACCGCCAATGCAAACGCAGGCTATGCATTCAGTTATTGGTCAGGAAATATATCTGGAAATGAGAACCCTGTTTCTATAACAATGGATTCAAATAAAAGCATAACCGCCCATTTTGTGACTAACTATCCTCCAAATGTGGAGATTACTTCTCCGATTGAAGGTGCCAATTTATCGGGCGTTGCAATAGTCCAAGGAACGGCAAGCGATGAAAACGGAAATGAGACGGTACAAAAAGTGGAAATAAAAATTGATAATGGAAGCTGGTGCAATGCTACAGGCACCATCACATGGAATTTTTCATGGGATACAACAACAGTTGATGACGGTGAACATACGATATATGCTCGGGCTTATGATGGAATGAATTACTCTGGCATTGAAGAAATAAACGTAACGGTGAATAACAACAGGCCGCCTTCCATGCCGATAATAAGCGGTGTATCGTACGGTTTAGTGGATGTTTCATACCCATTTTATGCAGTGTCCACCGATCCGGACAATGATACGATTAGATATGGATTTGACTGGAATGATAACGGCACCGTAGATGAATGGACAGGCTTTTATTTTTCAGGGCATTCGGCGCATGCAAATTATTCGTGGAACGAGACAGGAAATCATTCAATTAAAGTCATCGCTGAGGATGAACATGGCGTACAAAGCGAATGGAGTGAGCCCTTTTCATTTACCCTGTTTCAGAATGATACCGCACCTCCATCCTCTACCTGCGAACTTGGTAAGCCAACTGCAAATCTCAGCTATGGCGGCGATAACTACACTGCAACAAAGATATGCACGCCGATGTGGATCAATGCATCTGATGGAAATGGCTCAGGCGTCGAATGGCTCAATTACTCGGTGTGGTGGAATGCAACCCTCCCAACCAATTATCAGCAGCTATGTGCAGTAAATATAAGCGATAATGACGAGAACGATACCGACAACAGGACAGGTTTCATCTCAAAAGAACTTCATTTTGAGGAGGAATGCTTCCACGAGATAAAGTGGGATGTAGTCGATTATCTAGGTCATCAGGCTGTGCAGAAGTCAATTGATATTGCCGTCGATGGCACCGCTCCAACCATAAACAAGACGATTGGAGAGCCAAAATATATCGATGGAAAAGGCTGGACATGGGTCAACTGCTCTACAAATATCACCCTCCATGTCACCGATGACGGCTGCGGGGGCGGCGTCGGTGTCTGGAAGTTCGGTATCAATGTGTACTGGAATGAAACCCGGGTTGCACAGGGGCAGGTACAGGAATTCACGCTGATTGATACAATTGTGGTTGAAGATAATGATGAACATGATATCGATCCAGATAGGGGATCAATCTTGTATACGTTCCATTTCTCACAGGAATGCTTTTATGAACTAAAATTCTGGGCGGTTGACTACGTGGGCAACAACTGTACTTCAAAAGAAAAGTATATGGTTGACTGCACTCCATCTACCTCACGCGTGGACGATATCATTCCATATGAACAAGAAGATGTGCCATTCAACATAGCCGTCATTGACATAGAAGACCACGGATGCGAAGAATCGGGTCCAATAGGAGTATGCAAGGTTGAGGTTTACTACCTCTACGATGCAGACAACGAATCATGGGGCAATGACTGGGAGTTATGTGCCATAAATGACACCTTAATCACCCATCCAGATGGCACGGCAGACAACTGGACATTATCATTCACTGCACCTGAAGGTGCTGGCTGGTACCGTTTCAAATCAATTGCATATGACTGCCTCGGCAATGAGGAGCAACCGCCGTTCTATTACGGCACATATGATGCAGAATGCTATCTGAACATATCCCTCGTTTTGACTTTTGGCGAACCGGAATACGGGGGCTGGATATCTTTGCA containing:
- a CDS encoding PKD domain-containing protein — its product is MRYGPKFYGKGILTMVAIAVITIISISSFAEASSNPLPIYGYVTYDGNGLSGIEVRATNERTGGTLTETSDENGAYTVTFGGPVYGWEVGDTIKLKARGTGNYECLGGGKEITITSDEPIRADITLHLSLNAGFAFTPENPKAEDNVSFTDISTGTITNHTWNFGDGNISYEQNPVHAYASEGNYTVVLTIYCHTFSTSASSLLHAEKQEVNDTDNSNETNGTGSTPGFLLPSTIAALCVMLAIFKRRRYI
- a CDS encoding Ig-like domain-containing protein → MRKTACIVIIILLVLTLIPIIKSGTGTPYTVRTYVFLDGSPVNGATVKVTLTKPDPDVFGYAQKVGKGIYDAQLGNSPYSETDWFNGDPIRVDVRYGDYYAWGTASINVAEGFTHFNISLSEPSNNTSPDKPTNPSPNDGETNVSLNPTLSVDVTDPDNDTMDVSFYDASDNLIGTDTNVASGSTASVEWSNLAYNTTYSWYAVADDGIYTNKSDTWHFTTVEPPLYTLTMSVSPEGGGSVTLNPDKSSYEEGEEVILTALPNAGYVFDKWSGDLVGTNSVKTIHVYKNLSIIARFKPVQYNMNVSVEPNNTGSVSLEPSGGIYGAGTNVTITANANAGYAFSYWSGNISGNENPVSITMDSNKSITAHFVTNYPPNVEITSPIEGANLSGVAIVQGTASDENGNETVQKVEIKIDNGSWCNATGTITWNFSWDTTTVDDGEHTIYARAYDGMNYSGIEEINVTVNNNRPPSMPIISGVSYGLVDVSYPFYAVSTDPDNDTIRYGFDWNDNGTVDEWTGFYFSGHSAHANYSWNETGNHSIKVIAEDEHGVQSEWSEPFSFTLFQNDTAPPSSTCELGKPTANLSYGGDNYTATKICTPMWINASDGNGSGVEWLNYSVWWNATLPTNYQQLCAVNISDNDENDTDNRTGFISKELHFEEECFHEIKWDVVDYLGHQAVQKSIDIAVDGTAPTINKTIGEPKYIDGKGWTWVNCSTNITLHVTDDGCGGGVGVWKFGINVYWNETRVAQGQVQEFTLIDTIVVEDNDEHDIDPDRGSILYTFHFSQECFYELKFWAVDYVGNNCTSKEKYMVDCTPSTSRVDDIIPYEQEDVPFNIAVIDIEDHGCEESGPIGVCKVEVYYLYDADNESWGNDWELCAINDTLITHPDGTADNWTLSFTAPEGAGWYRFKSIAYDCLGNEEQPPFYYGTYDAECYLNISLVLTFGEPEYGGWISLHTPVNISIINKDIEDIIGIYYRIYNNESWSPLPGDGVGNGNNFYLYTGNFTLSGFGCSHGSGLIEFYGNGTNVQNASFKLDALPPSTYFDVDVPFLVCESLSAGVYGYDEGAGIAGVEFYYRYSCDNSTWGNWTLAYADSSSPYNFNFSPDVGFYELSIIGIDFLGNNEQRVVKDMVRVFSPDVNGDGRVNILDIVMIASHWQEHVDGDEHSLDLNGDSIINMPDLILAGQYWTG